One window of the Triticum dicoccoides isolate Atlit2015 ecotype Zavitan chromosome 3B, WEW_v2.0, whole genome shotgun sequence genome contains the following:
- the LOC119279040 gene encoding uncharacterized protein LOC119279040, protein MACDVAADEPPDILTVLELRALDKAPAVCPVQEPRTPDKAPVVCIVRELRAGDAPSAMGRAPDLCADDTEHAAHDRVMELYPTRMAVMEHSVLSPFFPDRDGGGSQCRGRALGSLSVF, encoded by the exons ATGGCCTGCGATGTCGCCGCCGATGAGCCACCCGACATCCTCACCGTACTGGAGCTTCGCGCGCTCGACAAGGCCCCCGCCGTCTGCCCCGTCCAGGAGCCCCGCACGCCCGACAAGGCCCCCGTCGTCTGCATCGTCCGGGAGCTCCGCGCGGGCGACGCGCCGTCCGCCATGGGCAGGGCCCCCGATCTCTGCGCCGACGACACAGAGCACGCGGCACACGATCGA GTGATGGAACTCTATCCTACGCGCATGGCAGTGATGGAACATAGCGTACTTTCACCCTTTTTTCCAGATCGAGATGGTGGAGGCAGCCAGTGTCGTGGCCGAGCGCTGGGGAGCTTGTCGGTGTTTTGA